TAACATATTGAAGATTATGATCATAAGTGTTACAATTAAACCGAGGAGAATTCTTACTTCCTAAGGGATGAAGAGCAAGTATGGTGAAAGTTGATTTAAGAGAGAATAAATTTGTATGCCGGTTGATCATACTATATGCATAGAGATAAAAAGAAAGAAAGGGAGTATTGATATGAAGAGAGACAGAAGAGTAGTAGATAGTATTGAAGCATTGGACGATGCTCTTTTAAGAGTTGGGCGAGCACAGGAGAAATTTTCATCTTACACCCAAGAACAAGTTGATAAAATATTTAAAGCGGCTGCGTTAGCTGCCAATCAAGCAAGGATACCTCTTGCGAAAATGGCAGTAGAGGAGACTGGTATGGGAATAGTAGAGGACAAAGTTATAAAGAATCATTTTGCAGCGGAATATATATATAATAAGTACAAGAATGAGAAGACGTGTGGTGTTATAGAAGAAGATGCATCATATGGAATAAAAAAGATAGCAGAGCCAATAGGAGTAATTGCGGCAGTTATTCCGACAACAAATCCAACATCTACTGCTATATTTAAGACATTGATCTCATTGAAAACGAGAAATGGAATAATAATAAGTCCGCATCCAAGAGCGAAGAAATCCACAATAGAGGCGGCAAAGATTGTGTTAGAGGCGGCAGTTTCAGCAGGTGCTCCCGAAGGAATAATATCGTGGGTAGATGTACCGTCGCTTGAGTTAACGACGCATTTGATGCATGAGGCAGATATTATTTTGGCTACAGGTGGTCCTGGTATGGTTGAGTCTGCGTATTCAAGTGGAAAACCGGCTATAGGTGTTGGTGCAGGTAATACACCAGCGGTGATAGATGAAACAGCGGATATTACATTAGCAGTTAATTCTATCATACATTCCAAGACATTTGATAACGGAATGATTTGTGCTTCTGAGCAATCGGTTATAGTATCTAGTAAAATATATGATAAAGTAAAAAAAGAGTTCGAAAATCGTGGATGCTACATATTAAGTGCAGATGAGATAGATAAGGTTCGAAAGACTATAATAATACACGGTGCATTAAATGCGAAGATAGTGGGCCAAAAGGCTCATACTATAGCAAATCTTGCCGGTATTTCGGTTCCACCTGATACAAAAATATTAATAGGCGAAGTGGAAAGTGTTGATATTTCAGAGGAGTTTGCGAGAGAGAAATTATCGCCAGTATTAGCAATGTATAAAGCAAAAAGTTTCGATGATGCGGTGGAAAAAGCACATAGATTAATATTAGATGGAGGATTAGGACATACAGCATCTATATATATAAATGTGGATACAGAAAAGGAAAAAATAGAAAAATTTTATAATAAAATGAGGACATGTAGAGTTATTATCAATACTCCATCATCCCACGGAGGTATAGGAGATATATATAATTTTGCATTAGCGCCATCGCTTACACTAGGTTGTGGTAGTTTTGGACGAAATTCAGTTTCAGAGAACGTTGGTGTCAAGCATTTGCTTAATATAAAAATTGTTGCAGAAAGGAAGAACAATATGCTTTGGTTAAGGGTTCCGGAAAAAGTTTATATAAAGAGAGGTTGCCTTCCAGTAGCATTGGAGGAGCTAAGGGATGTGTTAGGCAAGAAGAAAGTGTTTATAGTAACAGATAAATTTTTGTTTGATAACGGATACACAAAGGTTGTTACAAAAAAGCTAGATGAATTAGGAATAGGGCATACTATTTTTTCTGATGTTGCGCCAGATCCAAATCTTGCTTGTGCAAAAGAGGGAGCAAAGCTTATGAGTAGTTATAATCCAGATTGCATTATAGCTATAGGTGGAGGATCTGCGATGGATGCAGCAAAGGTAATGTGGGTTTTATATGAACATCCCGAAGTAGATTTCTTTGATATGGCTATGAGATTTATGGATATAAGAAAGAGGGTTTATACATTCCCTCGTATGGGAGATAAGGCATATTTTATAGCGGTTCCAACAACAGCAGGAACAGGATCGGAAGTTACACCATTTGCGGTAATTACAGATGAGAAGACAGGTATAAAGTATCCGTTGGCAGATTATGAGTTATTGCCAAAGATGGCTATAGTGGATGCTGATATGATGATGAATGCACCTCGTGGATTAACTAGTGCATCTGGAGTAGACGCATTAGTACATTCAATAGAGGCGTATGTTTCTATGCTTGCAACTGAATTCACAGATGCGTATGCATTAGAGGCAATAAAGCTCATATTTGAGTATTTGCCAAGGGCATATAAGAATGGAGCAGCGGATCCAGAGGCTAGAGAGAAGATGGCACATGCAGCAACTATTGCAGGAATTGCGTTTGCAAATGCGTTTTTAGGTATAGGTCATTCAATGGGACATAAGCTTGGGGCATTTCATCATTTGCCGCATGGAATTACAGTAGCACTTGTTTTAAATGAGGTTATGAAGTATAATAGTGTTGAGGTACCGGAGAAGATGGGAACATTTCCTCAGTATGGATATCCTAATGCGTTAGCAAGGTATGCTAAGATAGCTGAAGCAATAGGCATTAGCGGTAAAGATAATAAAGATAAGTTTAATAAATTATTGAAAAAAATTGATGAATTAAAAGATAGTATAGGAGTGAAGCATACAATAAAAGATTATGGAATATCTGAAAAGGAATTTCTTAAAACTTTAGACCAGATGAGTGAGCAAGCATTTGATGATCAGTGTACAGGAGCAAATCCTAGGTATCCATTGATAAGCGATATAAAAGAACTATATCTTAAAGCATACTACGGAGGTGAGAGGTAAATGTCGTATAATTTGAGTAATGAAATTAGAAGAAGAAAAACAAAGACGGTTTATAAAGATAAAGATAGCATAATAAAATTGTTTGTTAAGAATTATTCAAAGGCAGATATCTTGAATGAGGCACTAATTTTAGCGAGAGTAGAAGAGGGGTGCGATTTAAATATTCCAAAACTTCGTGAAGTAACTAAGATAGGTGATAGATGGGGTTTGGTAACAGAGTATATAGAGGGAAAGAATTTACAAGAGATGATGGATGAAGATCCAAGTAAAATGGAAAAATACCTTAATATTTTTGTAGATATACAGCTAGAGGTATTGTCGAAAAGCGTGCCACTGCTAAATCAGATAAAGGATAAATATACAAGAAAGCTAACAGATACTACATTAATAGACGATAGTACAAAATATGAGTTATTGCAAAGATTAGATGGGATGAAGAATCACACAAAGCTATGTCATGGTGATTTTAATCCAAGCAATGTTATTATATGTCCAAATGGAAAACATTGCATTGTAGATTGGGCGCATGCGACGATAGGAAATGCGTCGGCAGATGCTGCGAGAACATTTCTTATTTTTTCAATAGAAGGCAAGGAAGATATTGCAGAGAGATATTTGGATTTATTCTGTGATAAGAGTAACATAAGTAAAAGTAATGTGCAAAGGTGGATACCGATAGTGGCAGCGACGCAAATGGCCCAAGGAAATAAAAAAGAGCAAGAGTTTTTGCGTAAATTTATAGAGGTATTTGAGTTTGAATAACAATTTAAAATTAACATACATGGTAGGAAGGGAATTAGCCGAACCTAACGCTTGTGGACATTGTAGAAGACTTGGTGATAATTATATTAGCAAGAGATAGTGGATGAAGCAAGAAGCTCCAACTTTATATTTGAACAAAAAAGAAATTCGGAGGGGCGATTCAAATTAAAGTAAAAGGAAGGTGTTGTAAATGGCTATAAATTATAAAGCCGAGTGGAAAGAATTGGGATTCAAGAAAGGAAAGTGGAGTCAGTATATAGATGTCAGAGATTTTATACAGATTCATTATACTCCATATGAAGGAGATAGTTCATTTTTAAAAGGACCAACAGATAGAACAAAAAAACTTTTAGGAATGTTGTTTGACTTTCTTGAAAAAGAGAGAAATAATGGTGGAGTGTATAAATGCTCGTGTGATGTTGCATCAACAATAACAAGTCATTCTCCAGGGTATATAGACAAAAATCTAGAAACTATTGTTGGATTGCAAACAGATGAACCATTAAAGAGGGCAATTATGCCTGAGGGTGGAATACGTATAGTTGAAAAATCTTGTGAAGCGTATGGATTTGAAGTATCAGATAAAATAAAGGATATTTATACGCATTACAGGAAGACACACAACGACGGTGTGTTTGAAGGTTATACACCTGAAATAAGAAAAGCGAGAAGTAATAAGCTTTTGACAGGATTACCAGATGGATATGGTAGAGGAAGAATTATAGGAGACTATAGAAGAATTGCACTATATGGTGTAGATGAGTTGATTGCTCAGAAGAAAGAAGAGTTTAGCAATGCAGTTGGAGTGTGGATGAGTCCAGAGATAGTACAACAAAGAGAGGAAATTTGCGAACAAATAAAAGCTCTAGAAGATTTGAAGAAAATGGCGAACTCATATGGATTCGACATTTCAAGACCTGCAAAGACTGCACAAGAGGCAATACAGTGGACATATTTTGGATATTTGGGTGCAGTTAAACAGCAAAATGGTGCAGCAATGAGCTTAGGTAGAGTATCAACATTTTTGGATATATATATTGAGAAAGATATACAAAGTGGAAAGTTGACAGAAGAGGAAGCTCAAGAATTAATGGATCATTTTGTAATGAAGCTTCGAATGGTAAGATTTATAAGAACACCAGAGTACAACGAGTTATTCTCAGGAGATCCAGTTTGGGTAACAGAGAGCGTTGGAGGAATGGGTATAGATGGAAGAACATTGGTTACAAAAAATTCATTCAGATTAGTTCATACTTTAGAGACAATGGGTACAGCACCAGAGCCAAATATAACAGTTTTATGGAGTACACGTTTGCCAAAAGGATTCAAGGATTATGTAACAAAAATTTCGATAGAGACATCCTCCATTCAATATGAGAATGATGATCAGATGAGAGTATACTTAGGGGATGACTATGGTATAGCTTGTTGTGTATCACCAATGAGAATAGGAAAGCAAATGCAGTTCTTTGGAGCTCGTGCTAATTTAGCTAAGACATTGTTGTACGCAATAAATGGAGGAGTAGATGAAGTATCTAAGAAACAGGTAGGACCTAAATTTGCACCAATAACATCAGAGTATCTAGATCATGATGAGGTATGGGACAGATACATGCAAATGATGGATTATGTGGCGAAGATTTATATAGATGCGTTAAACATCATACATTATATGCATGACAAATATTCTTACGAGAGCTTGGCTATGGCGTTACATGATAAGGATGTAATAAGAACAATGGCAGGAGGAATAGCAGGATTGTCAATAGTAGCAGATTCATTCTCAGCCATGAAGTATGCTAAGGTTAAAACAATAAGAGATGAAAATGGGCTAGTAGTTGATTATGAAGTAGAGGGAGACTTCCCTAAGTTTGGTAACGATGATGATAGAGTAGATGAGATTGCAGCTCTTGTACAAAAAGAATTCATGAACAGGTTAAGAAAGCAAAAGACATATAGAGATGCAAGACCAACACTAGGAATATTGACAATTACATCTAACGTGGTTTATGGAAAGGCAACAGGAAACACGCCAGACGGAAGAAGAGCAGGAGA
The sequence above is drawn from the Clostridiales bacterium genome and encodes:
- the adhE gene encoding bifunctional acetaldehyde-CoA/alcohol dehydrogenase gives rise to the protein MKRDRRVVDSIEALDDALLRVGRAQEKFSSYTQEQVDKIFKAAALAANQARIPLAKMAVEETGMGIVEDKVIKNHFAAEYIYNKYKNEKTCGVIEEDASYGIKKIAEPIGVIAAVIPTTNPTSTAIFKTLISLKTRNGIIISPHPRAKKSTIEAAKIVLEAAVSAGAPEGIISWVDVPSLELTTHLMHEADIILATGGPGMVESAYSSGKPAIGVGAGNTPAVIDETADITLAVNSIIHSKTFDNGMICASEQSVIVSSKIYDKVKKEFENRGCYILSADEIDKVRKTIIIHGALNAKIVGQKAHTIANLAGISVPPDTKILIGEVESVDISEEFAREKLSPVLAMYKAKSFDDAVEKAHRLILDGGLGHTASIYINVDTEKEKIEKFYNKMRTCRVIINTPSSHGGIGDIYNFALAPSLTLGCGSFGRNSVSENVGVKHLLNIKIVAERKNNMLWLRVPEKVYIKRGCLPVALEELRDVLGKKKVFIVTDKFLFDNGYTKVVTKKLDELGIGHTIFSDVAPDPNLACAKEGAKLMSSYNPDCIIAIGGGSAMDAAKVMWVLYEHPEVDFFDMAMRFMDIRKRVYTFPRMGDKAYFIAVPTTAGTGSEVTPFAVITDEKTGIKYPLADYELLPKMAIVDADMMMNAPRGLTSASGVDALVHSIEAYVSMLATEFTDAYALEAIKLIFEYLPRAYKNGAADPEAREKMAHAATIAGIAFANAFLGIGHSMGHKLGAFHHLPHGITVALVLNEVMKYNSVEVPEKMGTFPQYGYPNALARYAKIAEAIGISGKDNKDKFNKLLKKIDELKDSIGVKHTIKDYGISEKEFLKTLDQMSEQAFDDQCTGANPRYPLISDIKELYLKAYYGGER
- a CDS encoding phosphotransferase, whose translation is MSYNLSNEIRRRKTKTVYKDKDSIIKLFVKNYSKADILNEALILARVEEGCDLNIPKLREVTKIGDRWGLVTEYIEGKNLQEMMDEDPSKMEKYLNIFVDIQLEVLSKSVPLLNQIKDKYTRKLTDTTLIDDSTKYELLQRLDGMKNHTKLCHGDFNPSNVIICPNGKHCIVDWAHATIGNASADAARTFLIFSIEGKEDIAERYLDLFCDKSNISKSNVQRWIPIVAATQMAQGNKKEQEFLRKFIEVFEFE
- the pflB gene encoding formate C-acetyltransferase, whose protein sequence is MAINYKAEWKELGFKKGKWSQYIDVRDFIQIHYTPYEGDSSFLKGPTDRTKKLLGMLFDFLEKERNNGGVYKCSCDVASTITSHSPGYIDKNLETIVGLQTDEPLKRAIMPEGGIRIVEKSCEAYGFEVSDKIKDIYTHYRKTHNDGVFEGYTPEIRKARSNKLLTGLPDGYGRGRIIGDYRRIALYGVDELIAQKKEEFSNAVGVWMSPEIVQQREEICEQIKALEDLKKMANSYGFDISRPAKTAQEAIQWTYFGYLGAVKQQNGAAMSLGRVSTFLDIYIEKDIQSGKLTEEEAQELMDHFVMKLRMVRFIRTPEYNELFSGDPVWVTESVGGMGIDGRTLVTKNSFRLVHTLETMGTAPEPNITVLWSTRLPKGFKDYVTKISIETSSIQYENDDQMRVYLGDDYGIACCVSPMRIGKQMQFFGARANLAKTLLYAINGGVDEVSKKQVGPKFAPITSEYLDHDEVWDRYMQMMDYVAKIYIDALNIIHYMHDKYSYESLAMALHDKDVIRTMAGGIAGLSIVADSFSAMKYAKVKTIRDENGLVVDYEVEGDFPKFGNDDDRVDEIAALVQKEFMNRLRKQKTYRDARPTLGILTITSNVVYGKATGNTPDGRRAGEPFGPGANPIHGRDKNGAVAVLNSLAKLNYKDSEDGISYTFAIVPSALGENIDMRVKNLTALLDGYFAQLAHHVNVNVFNRELLLDAMEHPEKYPQLTIRVSGYAVNFIKLTREQQLDVINRTIHEKV